A stretch of DNA from Cryptomeria japonica chromosome 4, Sugi_1.0, whole genome shotgun sequence:
CAGTGCTTGTAGTAGTGTACTACTTTTCTAAAACAACCCACTTCATACCCTATAAGAAGACAAGTGATGTGAGTGAAGTTGCACATTTGTTCTTTATGGAAGTAGTGTGGTTGCATGGTATCCCAAAAACCCTAAGTAGTGACATGGATGTTGAGTtctaagccacttttggaggaccttgTAGAAAAGATGAACAACAGGCTGCAATATAGTTCAGCATATCACCCCAAAAACAAATTGTCAAACTAAGGTGGTCAATAGGAGCTTAGACAATCTATCGAGGTGCTTCATTGGTGACAATCCATGGTAGTGGAATTTGGTAATATTCCAAGTTGAATTTGTCTATAATTCAAGTATACACAAGTCTACAGATAAATCTACATTTCAAATTGTGTATGGTACAGATCCCACAGGAATTGCAAACTTAAATGCTTTGCTTGTAAACCCACAAATCAGCCAAGATGCTACAAAACTTCAAGAAGTGCATCAATAGGTTAGGCACAAATTGTAGGCAATGAAAGAACAGTATAAAAATAATGCTGATTTGCATAGGAGACAAAATATAAATGATAATCGCTTCTGTGATTGATGTTCTTGAAGACTTGGTCATCAGCCCTATTTTTAATCTCAGCATCCTTCACTCACACTCAACTGGGATAAACGATGATCAGATGAATGATGGACAacatgagaaggaatacaggttgCACTACAGTTCAGCATATCATTATCAAATTGATGATCTAACTGAATAGGAGCTTGGGCAATCTTTTGAGGTGCTTAGTTGATGACAGTCTGTGGCATTGGGATTTGGTACCATCCCACACTGAATTTGCTTACAATTATAGTATAAACAGGTCTACAGGTAAGCTtacatttcagattgtgtatggtaCAAATCCTAAAGGAACTGTAAACTTAATGATCTGCGGTCTGCCTGTAAAGTGTAAACCCACAAATCAGCCAAGGTGCTATAGAATTTTTACGAGTTTTAGAGAGTTACGTCAATAGGTTAGGCCCAAATTGTTGGCAACGAATGAGTATTATTAAAAAATGCTGACTTGCATAGGAAGGAGAAATGGTCATGTTACATTTGTGCAAAGAGAGGAATCCTCAAGATGTCTACAAAAATTGAAGCCTATGAAAACTGGGCTTTGTCAAATTCTGAAGAGGATAAATGATAAAGCTTATGTGATTAATCTTATTGAGTACTTGGACATCAGTCCTATTTTTGACGTCACTGGCCTTCACTCTCACTCAATTGGGACAAATTACGATCAAATGAATGATGAACAGCCTGAGAAGGAAAACAACAAGTGGATCAACTGAAGAAGGAAGGAGAACAGAGTGAACAAGTGTTGGAAACTAATTTGGCTGCGACCCTTTTTTAACATGGATTGTGGAGGGTGACTTGCTTAAGCACAGCCAAACAACTCCATCATATGACCGTGAACCAAGAGGTTCAGAATTGCtaaaagatgaggagaatgatgtGGAGTGCCTTCAATAAAGACATCTTCCAATTCCATTGATTCACTTTTCTCAGTTTCTGCTCAGTTATTTTAGGATTTGCTTTTCTGAACTTAGCAATTCTTTTGACTGGATCGATTTTGTTGAGGGATAAAGGAACAACCAtcaactaattgctatttttggattAGAAAGTTAAAACAGGGTTCTCTTTGTGATGTTGTTAGGCTATAGAGATAAATACATCTTTGTCAGTTTTGTCGTTAGTTTTAGGAGATTAGAGGAGATAGAATAGAGACTTTGTAAAAAGCTTCTTATTTAAAGGTAAATAAAAGACATTTTCTGTATATCTGTTACAGTTTATAGAGATTGTTCCTCTCTGTAATGTCTGCTGTGTTTCATTTCAAAGACTATTATTCAGTTGCTGTACTGTATGTCTGTTGATTCCTTCTTTCACCTGTAGATTGTGTTTTGAGCCATTAACAGTTAGAACAGAGTATCAAAATTTGCAGCAACAGAGATTGTCGGCATGAGCAATGCCTGTAGTCACAGCAATTGCTCTTGCATTTATCTGTACATTCTAAAGTTTAAATCACAGAGCGGTTCACTGACACAAATAATGCACTCCAAGAAGAAAATTATAATATTAGAGAAGCAGAGAATAGAAGGCTGCAGATGATAAACACATCTCTGATTGTGGCACCAATGTGGTCTGAGAAGGAGACATGATGTGGATCTACTATATCAATCTCCTTGTATCTTAATGTGGTAAAGCTGATGTCAAATGTTAATGGCGGAGCTAGCTTCATGATATTAAGATTTTTAAACGAGCAGACTCAATCGTTTAACCTGCAGAAGATATCACCTCAAGCTGCTTCCAAGTCTTCCTAAAAGGCCTAGTTGCAAAAGCTTTTAAGATGTTGCGTTGATTTTGCAAAACATTTCTACTGAATTTCTGCTATTGATTTAAGAGATTTATAGGTAAAATCTCGATTATACCAAAACTTGAAGCCCATATTGTATAGTTGCATAAAAGTAATACCATCGTGTCAAAAGTTATTACAAATAAAATCCTGATGCATATATCATATACTACAGGCATCGCTTTACAGAACTAACTGTAACATGACTTTGGGAGCTAGGTAAAAAGTTAAGCAGATCTTCACAGTCTAAACATGTAAATCAAGTTTGTCTAAAAACTTTATTCTGAAATATCATCAACTGTGAGAACCTGGTGATCTTAATGTGAAATGAAATTAATACCTGATATGATATTAAGAGCTGTTATGTGTAATTTCATTATTGATTGCTTCAGCTCATTGTCCAAAATGTTAATTTTATTGGTTTTGTTTGGTGATATTTTCTACTGCTAGTAGGTCTATCTCTATGCTTCAGTTTCTTACATGTCTATCTTACTTAAATAATTATTGTTTTGCAATGTGGCACTTCCAAGCTCTTTGGAACTGGATATGGGAGACCTACCTAATTTTTCACTCTAAAGGTAAAGTCTAAGCAACATCAAAAGTGCTGGAATGGAAGGCGCACTCTGAATGTTTCCTTTCCATTAATGTACTAGAACAAAGGGTGGATTTCAGAGAAGTGATTACTCTGGATTCCCGAGGAATATTTTTGTAAGGTCATACTCATGACAACCAGTGTTTGGTAACTTAATAGAGAAATTTAAAAGAATTTCGAATTCCATCTCCGAAATCATTTGCAGAGGATATTACGTGGATTGCACAATTGAACAAAATATTCTTAACTCTATTGTAGGTTGATAATTTTTCACTACTGCTGTTATTGAAAAGGTGGATTTTGAGAGTATAATGGTCTTCTGAAAATCAAATAATCCATGCTCTTTGGTAGGGACTAAATCTGCTATTTATTTCTGTAAAATTCAGCCTTATTGTGGATAATATACTATACTTTTACTTCCATACATTTACTAATGAGAAGCTTTGagtaaaacaaagaaaaacaaattcaattccCTCAAGTATGTTCATTTAAGAGTTTGCACATCTAAAGAGAACACATGACATTTTAAAAAGACTTATTGCATGAGTAAAATAAACAGAAAACTTGCAAGACTGTCATGAGGAGGAGGAAAATGGCTCCTAGGGAACCAGCAACCAGCCATGGCTTTGAAAAATAAGCAGCCACAAATTCACTCCAAAGGATTTTGTGTTTCTTTTCTTGGTACTTGGCAAGTCCTATTCTTGCGTCGTCAATAGGTTTGCACCAATATTGAGAGACAATCCCAGAGGTTAAGGAATTGAAGAGTTGTGTCACTTCTTCATTACTTCCCAGGAAATTGTTAATTATTCCTTTTTTCTTCAGCGCGGCAACATCATCCTGGCTGTCAACGAGCTCATCCATAAATTTAGCAAACTGAGTAATTGGGCTCGGATCATACTTGTCAGTGGAAACTTCCATCGCAATCAAGTTTCTGATGAGTGAATGTGAATTCTGCTTTATGAAAATTTCAGGTAAATAGAGTGTTGCTGTGTTCTCATCAAATCGTATCCATCTGATTGGTGCAACTGATTCCCCTAAGGCAATTGCATTTGTAAGGATCACTGGCTGAAGCTTCACTCCTGCATTTTTTAGTTCCACTGCAGAGGGTAGCTTTGGTCTTCGTCTTTGTGGAACTACCTTATCTTCAAAAACACGGCTAGCAGTTGGTAGGGACAAATCCAAGTCCCTCTTCATCAAATGTGAACACGGCTTACAACAATAGATCAATATGGATTCAAAAACAGTCTTAATAAAATCAGCATGATTTTTCAAAAAGGCAGGGGAAATGGAACTGCAATAAAAAGAAAACAACTGTGATTTCTCAAGTGACGCAGCTTCTTGGTAATAAGATTCAAGCTTCGAGCCCACCATCGAAAGGTAGAGTACTTCAAGAAGATGACAAGATTTCCCATTGAATTGCTCGGCATCCCATGAAAAAATTACATGTAAGTTAACGGAAAGCAGTTTCTGCATCATATCATTAAGTTTTTCGTCGGCTGCAACATTAGAACCCATCTCCATTTCAAGGAGGTGTTTCATAATGAAAAGAGGTATTTGATTTTCAAGTAGTAAAAGATCATCTATAATTCTTTCCCATGTAGGGTTCTTAACACACCCATCAAAAATTGAATTGTACTTTATGGAAACAACTTTTTCCTCCTTGTATTCCACAAAACCACTTATataattgaggagaaattcaagaatGAAACAGGCATCTCTGGTGACCATCCAAGATAATGCTATGGGACTACAGGGAATTTCTTCATCGTAACACGCCCTCGTTTTCTTGTCCATTTTCATTATGTCTGACTCAACTATAGACTTGATAGTAAGTTCTGGGAATTTCTTCTGAACTCTCAATTGCACTCTGCGCACTGCTTCAGATTTATGGTTTTCCATGCTACTCAGCTCTGGCTTCCCAAAATGATAAGGCCCGATAGAAACAAGACTTGGAGTATAATAATGTTTGTTGGAGTCTCGCAGTGGCTTTGGCACGTGGAAGATGGTAGCTAACTTTCGATCAATTATCTCTTCATCATTCATCAGCTCCTGCTCCACTTGTAGTACCCATTCATCTAATTTTCTTTTGCTGCTGCAGCCTTGGGTGTCAGTCAAACTCCCTTCCAGCACTACATTTGCCATTTAGATTTCTCTGCAGCCAATTTAATCTATATGTTAATGTTGAAAGGGAGAACATGAGCCAAAAGGAAAAAGTTGCAGTGTTGAAGACCTAAGGGAGAACTTATAGCACCAAAATTCAACTTGGCAGTTTTGGAATTCGACCCTCTTTTCCAAAACACTAATATGAAAAAAGTATATATTTAAGGCAAAGCCAAATGAATCTGCAGTTGTGTATGTTGGAACCAAAGATGGATCGATCAATAAAAAGGTCAGTAGGCCAGTGATAGGCACCCCCAGCAATGGGAGGTCCTCGATTCATCTCCTAGCTGGTCCACGATATGCACCTGCAGTATGGCTCAAGGGAGGTGTTGAAACATGAGCCGCATCTGAACTGTAGATGGGCTGGTCACCAAGAGGGTCAATAGCTTAGTGGTAGAGTACCGGCAGGAGATCCTAGTTTGGACTCCTAATTGATGTATGAAAAATTTAAGTGTCACAGATATATTAAATCAGTATGGGCAGTAAATGGCCAAACTACTGCATGAATATCACTCCATGTCACTTAGCATCAAGTTAAACCCATCTTACCAAACATCATTAACTAAGGTTTAATATTATTACCAACTTCGAAGAGGAGGAAAATGCTATGACTAATTATAGAGCTTTATTAAAACAGACAGCAATCTCATAAGAACATAAAAAATCCTACTTACAAATTGATAAGCCGGGCAACTTTCTTTGTTTGAAAAGGCAAAAGATTTTGTGGGCAGCAAAATCTGACCACTGAAGAGTGCACCCGATGCTCTCGTTTGAGAAAATGCCTCCAAACAATTGTAAACCTGAAAAGAACCTTTCTGAACTAAAGATGGTACAAAAAATGCAGTGCGAGACGTTGTTGGGTAGAGTTCCCACCCATTTACTTTCATAGAAATACCTGCTGCACTAGAGCGGAAAATTTCCTGACCATTAGGTTGGACCTAGCAAATACAGTTCATCTCCTCAAGTGAATGGCGAGGGGGTTGACTGGAAATGTTGTTTACTAACAACTCTGTTTCCACTATTCAAGATTTAGATGCTTCGCTGAAATTATATATGCAACTCTTGGTCAAACGTACACTCAAATGTTTATCAGTAATTGCAAGCAAGATAATCCCAactatttttttttggaatttttcaaagtcaAGATGGGAATTTGACTAGGGCATTTGGTTTAAATATGGTGAGTTCAAATCTTgtacaatttgaaaaaaaattaaattaaaaggaATTATAATCGATGTGATTGAGTGGAAAATTTTACCTATTCTCTCCACGAACATTTTAGAGTACTTGCCAGATTTAGTTGTACCAATCGTCCAATTTATTAGCTAGAGGGGATATTAAAAATAAGTCCAGATATTCCGACTTCATATTCTGTCTGTCTTGCCTCTTTATATATGCATCTTGATATGTCAGACTTTTCAGAAGCGACGCGGATGTTAATTGTGCAGGAGAGTCCAGCAGCCTTATCATGCACTGGAAATATCAAAGGCTTTTATTAGAAGCAGATACCTAGACGTTGCCGCTTGCCAGCAATGAGCAAAGCAGCACGGCTAGTATATTACAGATGGCATGACAATTTGATGCTACATCGTATGACTGTACGTATTGTCTACACAGTTTTCTGCAAGTTACAGCTTAAAAAATAATCATTATGATGTCATTTTCCATCCTGCTGATGTTCCCTATCAAATTTGAAGGTTATGTACCATGAATATTGAAAGGGAAAAAATGTGGTTGAGTAAGAGAAGCAGCAGAAAATATCCTTTATAAGTTTTACTGTTAATTTTTCTTAACAAAATTGCTTGACTGGATCAACCATGGAGTATGGCCTTCAGGTAAATTTAGTCAATTGCTTGACAAAAACACTGCAAAGTGCAAGCTAGACCAGAGCAGTTATATCTGAGATTGTGGTGCAATTTTTGGTGGTAGCTTCATCGGTAAGTTGGAGAGATTATGATCTCCCTTTACATGCTGCAGATCTCCTGTAGACTTTTGCAGTAGATTACATTTTGTATCTTTACTTTAGATAAACGAATGTGAAATTTGATGCTAAAATTGGTCAATGTTGAAGGTTGTGTACCATCAATATTTAAAAGGGAAACAAACACTACGATGTGAGTGAAAAAAAAGGTCACTAGAGGACAATATTCCAGTAAGaacatattttaattaattctaagcATGATTTGTATTATAttatcaataataatatgttacttAAACTATATTTAAACTAGCATATGTACCTATAGGCGATTCATGGGAAACGTCGATAGGAAATTAaagataaattttaatatattttaatgttatataattatttatatgataattttatttttatttttatcagtataattatttatatgataattttatttttatttttatcagtAAAGGCAGAGTCGAGTTTTTATATTGATTATGGTTAATTACAGTATAAACATAGATGAATAATAAAGAATCAAAAAACTTATTGTATGCTACTGAAACCATTCTCAGCACTTTCGAGAAAAAAGGTTTCAAGGCAAACAGTAAACCAtatgcatcatcatctatcattCCAAAACCTACCAGGTTTATAACATCGAACATCATATAAACTATAAAAAGTTTGAGTAACAGATTCTCAACTTGCCAGATTAATAGAGATTTTAACCATGATTATATAGCCAAAATTTTAACTAAAACCAGTGTCCAGCTATAAGCATCGAAATGTCTTTAAAAAAAGAACCAAATTAAAAAACCTAGCTTTGAATTTCATCCAATGGCTCGGTTGGAGAAGTAGAAGTTCTCCCTCTTCCTCGACCTCTACCTGGAGGACGACCTCAGCCGCGACCAGACCCACGATGTACCCTTCTGGCACCACCCCGACAACCCTGTTCGGCCTGGAGATCCTCTTCTTCAGCTTTAGGAGGCAGGATTTCATTTTATCTTGCAAATTGAATGATTTCTTCCTCTTTACCCTGGTCTTCCAGATTTTCCCCCATTAATCGCCACTTGAGATATCTGAGCCCAACTCCAGCAAATACCCTATGTTTGTCCAGGTCCTTACCTTTCAGGTCTAGCAGGAAGGGGTAATACTTTATGAGCTCCCCATGAACATTGAACATAATCCTTTCGCTTGGCCGAGGGGCTCCAGATTCATGAAGCGCCTTATTAATAATTTCTTGGAGTTCTTGAAGGATTTCTTCTAAGAATAGCTTCTTGGTAAGGCTCCATACGGCTTGCTTAGCTAGTTTTAAGTCCATCAAGGAAGCAACGAACCTGGATGATATACTTGTATTATCTCGAGGAAACTCCTCCCTGTTCAAATGCCCATTACCCAGTATCATTTTAACCACCAAGATAATCGAAGGCTCTATGTGGAGTAGGAGTCGCTTCAGTTTCAAGTCTGTTATTCTTCTGAACGATACTTGACGCATCGAGGCCGAGAGAGAAATGGGAGTGTTTGCTCCAAGGCAAGAAGTGGGCCTTGGATAAACACTCATAATAAACCCATACAGTTCCTCACCAGACATGGTTGGCAATTGTAGAGGATTCAGACAGGAGAAGGATTGAAGCAGA
This window harbors:
- the LOC131031246 gene encoding putative UPF0481 protein At3g02645, whose translation is MANVVLEGSLTDTQGCSSKRKLDEWVLQVEQELMNDEEIIDRKLATIFHVPKPLRDSNKHYYTPSLVSIGPYHFGKPELSSMENHKSEAVRRVQLRVQKKFPELTIKSIVESDIMKMDKKTRACYDEEIPCSPIALSWMVTRDACFILEFLLNYISGFVEYKEEKVVSIKYNSIFDGCVKNPTWERIIDDLLLLENQIPLFIMKHLLEMEMGSNVAADEKLNDMMQKLLSVNLHVIFSWDAEQFNGKSCHLLEVLYLSMVGSKLESYYQEAASLEKSQLFSFYCSSISPAFLKNHADFIKTVFESILIYCCKPCSHLMKRDLDLSLPTASRVFEDKVVPQRRRPKLPSAVELKNAGVKLQPVILTNAIALGESVAPIRWIRFDENTATLYLPEIFIKQNSHSLIRNLIAMEVSTDKYDPSPITQFAKFMDELVDSQDDVAALKKKGIINNFLGSNEEVTQLFNSLTSGIVSQYWCKPIDDARIGLAKYQEKKHKILWSEFVAAYFSKPWLVAGSLGAIFLLLMTVLQVFCLFYSCNKSF